In Rhodothermaceae bacterium, the genomic window GGCATGGCAGATGCGGGACTCGCTGGTGAGACACCGGCAACGGAGGATTATCCTAGTTTCCGCCCAGGTATGAGTGGCACCGTTGACATCTTTACGAACACGGTTCAGGAAGTCCTTTCGATTCCGATTCAAGCCGTAACCGTACGGGACTTCAACGCAATCAAGCGGGCACGAAGCACTGCAGCAGAAGCGGATACCACAGCTGGTGATGAGGAAGAAGTGAAGCCGGATATCACGGTCGGTGGGGAAGAAGACCTGCAGCGGATGGTGTTCGTTGTAGATGAAACGATGAACGTAACCGCCACAATCGTCGAGACGGGAATCTCAGATGATCAGTTCATTGAAATCAAATCGGGGTTGGAAGAAGGGAATCGGGTCGTGAATGGTCCCTATAGTGCGGTCAGCCGTGAATTGGATGATGGAGACCTAGTTGAAGAACGCGGCGCCGGTCGGTCACTCTAGGATGAACAACGGAGCAAACAGCCAGCCTCTAATTCGGCTGCGTGACGTCAAGAAAATCTACCCGATGGGTACGGAGGTCGTGCGTGCCCTTGACGGAGTTAGTATGGATGTCCATCCGAATGAGTATGTGGCAGTCATGGGGCCGAGCGGTTCCGGCAAGTCAACGCTCATGAACATGATTGGTTGTCTGGATACACCATCTGAGGGGAGCTATTTTCTTCGAGGAGAGAACGTAGGTGAAATGGCGGATGATGAATTGGCGGAGATTCGTAATCGTGAAGTTGGATTCGTATTCCAAACCTTCAATCTGTTGCCCCGCGTGAACTGCCTTCAGAATGTAGAACTTCCGCTCATCTATAGTGGAAAAACAAGAGGCCAGCGCAAACAGATGGCTGAGCGTGCACTGGATCAGGTTGGACTGTCGGATCGGATCACCCACAAGCCAAACGAATTGTCGGGCGGGCAGCGTCAGCGCGTTGCGGTTGCTCGTGCTTTGGTCAATAATCCTGCATTGGTCCTGGCCGATGAGCCCACCGGAAACCTGGATACCAAGACAGGCCGGGAAATTATGCTGCTCTTTGAGACGCTCTTTCGGAGAGGAAATACGCTCATGGTCGTAACGCACGAAGAAGAAGTTGCGCATCATGCACGGCGCATCGTCCGCTTGCGGGATGGCCTCATAGAAAGCGATGTGCGGGTTGAAAAGCCAATCCTGGCCCACAAAGATGTATCGGCGGCGGTGGCCTGAGATGCCGATGAGTCGCCGAGGGGGAGTGCGGTAAATTCCTTGAAGCTGCCGTCACCCCATCATTTTTCTCATGATGGGGCACAGTCGACCGCTTCGTCCACCCGTACAAATCGTACCGCGGTATGTGCTCGTGGAATCCGGATGGCTTCGAAAGGTACACCGGGAGCGTAAGAAGGCCGGCAATCTGTTCCTGGAGAGAATAAGCGATACGTCGCTACGACGGTATCCCGGAGGCTCTCAACAGACTCAAAGCGCAGGTCATATCCCGCGGAATTCACATCTACCGCTGCCAGAAGGACCATTTCTATTCCAAAGTCCACCGATGTAAAGGGCAAAAGCGGTCGAAGTGAATCCGTATAGGCCAACCAGATACTTAGCTCTGAGATCATACGCGTGGTGGTCGTGTCCAGGGATGCCTGTACCCCACGACCCAGGGATACGTATGGAACGAGTTCTGCAAGATCTTCTTCTGTGAGTTCGGGTGCCTGTTGTTCAGTTTCACAACTTGCGAGCACTACAAGCAAAAATATCAATCCAAAAAAGAAACTAAGTCTTTGCATGGGGGTATCACTGGGCTGTTAGAATGAATGGCACCACTTTTATGGCGATCAAAACTGTTGATGTAGATAAACTGGTCGATCAGACAGGTAACCTGTTTGAGACTGTTGCAATCCTGTCCAAACGCTCCCGCCAGGTTGCGATCAGGATGAAGTCGGACCTGGACACACGCCTGGCATACTTCGAAGGGTTTGACCCAGAACTGGAAGATCCACAGTTCCAAGAAGAGCAACGTAAAATATCCATTGAGCACGAGGTGCAGCCAAAACCTACAGAGGTTGCAATTGGGGAGATGTTTAATTCCGAAGTCTACTTTAGGGATCCCACCTCAGAGATCCTGGGCTAGATTCGAAAGATGGGCCGACCTATGGATGGCCTACAGCACGAAGGCGGAACAGAATACATCGTGGTCAGGGGTGCGCGCGTGCACAACCTGCAAAGTATTGATGTGGATATTCCGCGCGATGCCCTCGTCGTGGTAACCGGCCTTTCGGGCTCCGGGAAGAGTTCCCTGGCGTTTGACACGATCTACTCTGAAGGGCAGCGGCGTTATATGGAGAGCCTCAGCGCATATGCGAGGCAGTTTGTGGGAATGCCCGAGCGCCCCGATGTAGATCACATAGAGGGGCTCTCACCGGTGATTTCAATTGACCAGAAGACCGTCTCCCGCAACCCACGCTCGACGGTCGGTACCATCACCGAAGTGTATGATTTTTTGCGCCTGTTGTATGCGCGCGCGGCTACATCTTTTTCAGCGAAGTCAGGTAAACCGCTTGTACGCCAATCCACGGATGAAATTATAGAAGCCGTCCAAGCCTACTCAGTTGGGGCAAAAATCGAAATCCTGGCACCGGTGGTAAAGGATCGTAAGGGGCACTATAGGGAGCTTTTTGAGAGAGTATCCCGTCAGGGGTATGTGAAGGTCCGGATTGACGGCAAGATTCGGGATATCACTCTAGGTATGCAGGTTGCGCGGTATAAAGTGCATACCATTGAGGTGGTTGTGGATCGCCTGCTAATTGAGGAAGGGATGGATGACCGGATTGCAGCGTCCGTCAAAACGGCCCTGGGATTGGGGGAGGGGGTTTTGATTATCGCAGAGCAAGAGAAAAAAGACCGAATTTTCAGTCGTTACCTGTATGATCCCGAGACCGGTAAATCGTTTCAGGAGGCGGCTCCCAAAACCTTTTCTTTTAATGCTCCCTCAAGCGCCTGTAAAATGTGCAACGGCTTGGGAGTCTGTGAAACTTGGGACGCGTCCATGCTGGTTCCGTACCCTTCAACGAGTCTTCAGGGCGGAGCGGTCGAATTCCTGGATCCCTGGATTCATTCTATGTTCTTCACGGGAGCAGAGAAGATCCTTAAGAAGCACGGGTATAAGTTGACGACGCCAGTAGAAGATATTAGTAAGACTGCTTGGGACGAAGTCCTCCACGGGGCTCCTGATGGCGTTATTCGCGGAAGTGCCAGCCGATTTGTGCTTGCCAGAGGTCTTTTTGTTGAGTTGGACCAAATCTACAAATGGGCTAGTCGGAAAGAGCAGACAAAAATGGAGGTGTACAGGACAAATCAAACATGCCCTTCGTGCAATGGAGGTCGTTTATCCAAGGAGGCACTCTCTTACAGGATCAGTGGCAAGACCATTTCGGATCTGGCTCAGATGAATCTGATCCGATTGCGCGAGTTCCTGGATACGGTGAGTTTTAGCAGGCGGCAGGCGCAAATTGCTGTACCAATTATCAAGGAAGTCCAGGAGCGTCTGTCGTTTATGATCGATGTCGGGGTTGGTTATCTAACCCTAGACCGACCGGCGGTTACGTTATCTGGTGGAGAAAGCCAGCGCATTCGCCTGGCTACTCAGATTGGTACTCAGTTGACGGGAGTTCTGTATGTGTTGGATGAGCCATCTATTGGATTGCATGCCAGAGATAATCGGCGCCTGATTGCATCCCTGCGACGATTGCGAGATCTGGGGAATTCAGTTCTGGTTGTTGAGCATGATCGTGACATGATCGAGGCGGCGGATCATCTCATTGATTTGGGCCCCGGTGCTGGTGACCAGGGTGGAAAGGTTGTGTGCTCAGGTCCTCCCAATGCATTGTCGCAAAATGGCAGTGATGTGAAGGGGCTCACGCTCCCGTATCTCACTGGAGAACGCTGTATTGAGATTCCGAAACAGCGCCGCAAGGTGGATAAGAGGAAGGCTGTCGTACTCACCGGAGCTACGGGGAATAACCTGAAGAATGTGACTCTCAAGCTTCCGGTCAGTGCATTTATTTGTGTGACGGGTGTCAGTGGTTCAGGAAAAAGCTCTTTAATCAATCAAACGCTAGTTCCTGCACTCAACGAACTCTTCAGTGATCGCATTGAAAGTAAAGCGCTGCCCCATGAGAGATTGAGTGGGTTGCAACATATTGATAAGGTGGTGAATATTAA contains:
- a CDS encoding ABC transporter ATP-binding protein, which translates into the protein MNNGANSQPLIRLRDVKKIYPMGTEVVRALDGVSMDVHPNEYVAVMGPSGSGKSTLMNMIGCLDTPSEGSYFLRGENVGEMADDELAEIRNREVGFVFQTFNLLPRVNCLQNVELPLIYSGKTRGQRKQMAERALDQVGLSDRITHKPNELSGGQRQRVAVARALVNNPALVLADEPTGNLDTKTGREIMLLFETLFRRGNTLMVVTHEEEVAHHARRIVRLRDGLIESDVRVEKPILAHKDVSAAVA
- a CDS encoding DNA-directed RNA polymerase subunit omega codes for the protein MAIKTVDVDKLVDQTGNLFETVAILSKRSRQVAIRMKSDLDTRLAYFEGFDPELEDPQFQEEQRKISIEHEVQPKPTEVAIGEMFNSEVYFRDPTSEILG
- the uvrA gene encoding excinuclease ABC subunit UvrA; this encodes MDGLQHEGGTEYIVVRGARVHNLQSIDVDIPRDALVVVTGLSGSGKSSLAFDTIYSEGQRRYMESLSAYARQFVGMPERPDVDHIEGLSPVISIDQKTVSRNPRSTVGTITEVYDFLRLLYARAATSFSAKSGKPLVRQSTDEIIEAVQAYSVGAKIEILAPVVKDRKGHYRELFERVSRQGYVKVRIDGKIRDITLGMQVARYKVHTIEVVVDRLLIEEGMDDRIAASVKTALGLGEGVLIIAEQEKKDRIFSRYLYDPETGKSFQEAAPKTFSFNAPSSACKMCNGLGVCETWDASMLVPYPSTSLQGGAVEFLDPWIHSMFFTGAEKILKKHGYKLTTPVEDISKTAWDEVLHGAPDGVIRGSASRFVLARGLFVELDQIYKWASRKEQTKMEVYRTNQTCPSCNGGRLSKEALSYRISGKTISDLAQMNLIRLREFLDTVSFSRRQAQIAVPIIKEVQERLSFMIDVGVGYLTLDRPAVTLSGGESQRIRLATQIGTQLTGVLYVLDEPSIGLHARDNRRLIASLRRLRDLGNSVLVVEHDRDMIEAADHLIDLGPGAGDQGGKVVCSGPPNALSQNGSDVKGLTLPYLTGERCIEIPKQRRKVDKRKAVVLTGATGNNLKNVTLKLPVSAFICVTGVSGSGKSSLINQTLVPALNELFSDRIESKALPHERLSGLQHIDKVVNINQKPIGRTPRSNPATYITLFTAIRELFASLPLAQARGYKPGRFSFNVSGGRCESCSGAGVERLEMSFLSDVYLECETCQGRRYNQDTLEVFYKGKTISEILDMRVTEAAAFFANVPKIARKLDTLLSVGLGYIRLGQPSTTISGGEAQRVKLAKELSRIGRGNTLYLFDEPTTGLHFEDIRLLLDVLQKLVDKGNTVLVIEHNPDVIKVADYIVDMGPEGGEEGGRILFAGTPEEMSRQKTYTGELLREILPERRKK